AAGATCATTAATGTATTGAGACGAGTGGAAGTAGCGAATATAAGGGCGTACTTTCAGCAGCATTTCCTTGGCGGCTTCATAGTCTTTGGGATCTTCGGAGTTAGGATTTTTACCCATGTAATTCAGGGCAGTCGCCATCACTTCCTTGGGAGAGTCCAGGAAGGCTACACCACAACCTGCCAATTTCTCCATGTTTTCCGGCTTGAAAACCAGATCCCAGGAATCTACCGGAGCGTTCTCACCCAAAGCAGCCTTCACTTTCTCGGCGTTGTAACCGATACCATTGGTTCCCCACATGTAGGGCACGGCATGAGCATTGTCTTTATCCACTGACTGCATGATCTTCATCAGCTGAGGATCCAGATTGCCATAGTTACTCAGTGCGTCTTTTTTCAGAGGCTGGTAAATGCCTGCCGCTATCTGACGCCCAAGATAGAAATCAGAAGGCACAACCAGATCAAAACCACTGTTACCAGACAATAGCTTGGCATCCAGCACTTCGTTACTGTCATAAAGGTCATACACCACTTTGATGCCGGTGGCCTTTTCAAAGTTAGCGATAGTGTCTTCAGCAATGTAGTCAGACCAGTTATAGATGTGAAGCACCGGCTCTTCTGCTGCCACTGCCGCAGCACTGGTAGCCAATACCGCACTGGCGATGATTGTTTTTACCCA
This genomic interval from Pokkaliibacter sp. MBI-7 contains the following:
- a CDS encoding polyamine ABC transporter substrate-binding protein → MSKWVKTIIASAVLATSAAAVAAEEPVLHIYNWSDYIAEDTIANFEKATGIKVVYDLYDSNEVLDAKLLSGNSGFDLVVPSDFYLGRQIAAGIYQPLKKDALSNYGNLDPQLMKIMQSVDKDNAHAVPYMWGTNGIGYNAEKVKAALGENAPVDSWDLVFKPENMEKLAGCGVAFLDSPKEVMATALNYMGKNPNSEDPKDYEAAKEMLLKVRPYIRYFHSSQYINDLANGDICVAVGYSGDILQAADRATEAANGVKVEYRIPKEGAQMWVDSMAIPADAKHPENAHKFINFILQPDVVAGISNYVMYANPNAKATELVDDAVKSNPGIYPSDDVKAKLFMVTPASAKLERVITRAWTTVQTNQ